In Sphingobacterium zeae, one genomic interval encodes:
- a CDS encoding SusC/RagA family TonB-linked outer membrane protein — protein sequence MNKKFLLFCSGVMLSTSLWAQTKTVTGKVTNASDGGNMANVTVSIKGKAVSTQTKPDGSFTISAEPGDILIFRAVGSQERQQLVGTNATINVALSGSEEALEEVVVTAMGIKKEKKALGYAVQDIKSDELMKNKNPNVINSLNGKIAGVNVTNSGGAPGASASIVIRGGTSLERDNQPLFVIDGMPMDNSTGQGDNSAFDGNTNISTTNGNRALDLNPEDIESISVLKGPAAAALYGLRAAAGAIVVTTKKGKDGATSIGINSRFGVNWVNRLPKLQDKFKQGSNYKGNRITDNTYLSWGDAFQPGETVYDNLGDFYQNATSFDNSFNVSGGNAKGNFYLSGSNLDQSGIVPTTDFKRTTFRFNGEQKVGVFTFGANASYSHSTTQKTLTGSGLWGGSGLGYMESILAFPRNVDMKNWIDPSGKQILLLPNVALEDNVDNPYWTIHKNPQNDKTNRFLGNVYTNVKITDWLDATYKLGVDNYTTNFRSIITPGSAVKEAWQKGMLSENIRQYNYINSNFMLNFHKQFKQDWDVNFLLGTTAEDTYLQANSMRAEKFSIPNFESINNADAKNKYFNESITKKRLLGVYGDLRIGYKNLLFLSATGRNDWSSTLPIQNRSFFYPSFSGSLIFTELMEKSDILNYGKLRASWAQVGKDAPAYQTATYLFEPQLTVGGGFRNYWTRGNDQLKPETTTSFEVGTDLKLFKNKLGLEFTYYKNNSKDQILQPRVSNATGYILSFVNTGEIENKGIEVSINTSPIKKEDFRWDLALNFSHNKGVVKSLPASLPILYVTDVQVGNGKAASFGNGNFMGISGSTWQRDADGNLLLDWKTGYPLTSTDATKPIGNREPSFLGGLNNTFVYKNWELSFLFDFRKGGDILNGTEYLLAYNGLSKVTENRGDKLSFTGMSLNPETKAYEMITKEVVATEEYYRDIYALHTPHFVETVNWLRLRSLSLTYSLPPDFLKRSKIFKAASVTATGTNLWLWTNYSGMDPEVSAAGAGVIGSGSVGVDYAGVPATAGVTFGLNLKF from the coding sequence ATGAATAAAAAATTTCTCTTATTCTGTTCAGGGGTGATGCTGTCAACTAGCTTGTGGGCGCAAACCAAAACTGTAACGGGTAAAGTGACGAATGCTTCTGATGGAGGTAACATGGCCAATGTCACTGTGAGCATCAAAGGTAAAGCTGTCAGTACACAAACGAAGCCCGATGGCAGTTTTACGATCAGTGCAGAGCCAGGTGACATTTTGATTTTTAGAGCAGTGGGTTCTCAAGAAAGGCAACAATTAGTTGGCACAAATGCGACGATCAATGTTGCACTTTCTGGTAGTGAGGAAGCTCTCGAAGAAGTTGTTGTGACGGCAATGGGAATCAAGAAGGAAAAGAAAGCGCTGGGCTATGCTGTCCAAGATATCAAATCGGATGAGTTGATGAAGAATAAAAATCCGAATGTAATCAATTCATTAAATGGCAAGATTGCTGGTGTAAATGTGACGAATTCGGGAGGAGCGCCAGGAGCATCTGCTTCCATCGTTATTCGTGGCGGAACCTCCCTCGAACGGGATAATCAACCCTTATTTGTTATCGATGGTATGCCAATGGATAATTCCACTGGCCAAGGTGATAATTCCGCTTTTGACGGCAATACGAATATCTCCACCACGAATGGTAATCGTGCGTTGGATTTAAATCCGGAGGATATTGAATCTATATCGGTTTTGAAAGGGCCTGCGGCTGCGGCACTGTATGGCTTGCGGGCGGCAGCGGGCGCTATTGTCGTAACGACCAAAAAGGGGAAAGATGGGGCTACTTCGATAGGAATAAACTCACGCTTTGGTGTGAATTGGGTAAATCGCTTGCCGAAGTTACAAGATAAATTTAAGCAGGGTTCTAATTATAAAGGGAATAGGATTACGGATAATACGTATCTGTCTTGGGGAGATGCTTTTCAGCCTGGAGAAACTGTTTATGATAATTTAGGGGACTTCTATCAAAATGCAACAAGTTTTGATAACTCATTCAATGTGTCAGGGGGTAATGCAAAGGGTAATTTTTATTTATCTGGCTCGAATTTAGACCAATCAGGAATTGTGCCCACCACCGATTTTAAACGTACTACTTTCCGATTTAATGGCGAACAAAAAGTAGGTGTTTTTACATTTGGTGCAAACGCATCCTACTCGCATAGTACCACGCAGAAAACCTTAACCGGGTCTGGTCTTTGGGGAGGCTCGGGGTTGGGGTATATGGAATCCATTCTAGCTTTTCCGCGTAACGTGGACATGAAAAACTGGATAGATCCTAGTGGCAAACAGATTTTACTACTACCGAACGTGGCGCTTGAAGATAATGTTGATAATCCGTATTGGACAATCCATAAAAACCCTCAAAATGACAAGACAAACCGTTTTCTAGGGAATGTATATACGAATGTAAAGATTACGGATTGGTTAGATGCGACTTATAAGTTAGGTGTTGATAATTACACCACGAATTTTAGATCCATTATAACGCCCGGTTCAGCCGTAAAGGAAGCTTGGCAAAAAGGAATGCTTTCCGAAAATATTCGTCAATATAATTACATCAATTCCAATTTTATGTTGAATTTCCATAAGCAATTTAAACAGGATTGGGATGTCAATTTCTTATTGGGGACAACAGCTGAGGATACATATCTTCAAGCAAATTCCATGCGTGCCGAGAAATTCTCTATTCCGAATTTTGAAAGCATAAACAATGCGGATGCAAAGAATAAGTATTTCAATGAATCCATCACCAAAAAAAGATTGCTAGGTGTCTATGGGGATTTGCGTATCGGTTATAAAAACCTATTATTCCTAAGTGCTACAGGTCGTAATGATTGGTCTTCTACCTTGCCGATACAAAATCGTTCTTTCTTTTATCCTTCATTTTCTGGGAGTTTAATCTTCACGGAACTCATGGAGAAAAGCGATATTTTGAATTATGGTAAGTTGCGAGCTTCATGGGCACAGGTCGGTAAAGATGCGCCTGCTTATCAAACAGCAACCTATTTGTTTGAACCTCAATTGACCGTTGGAGGTGGGTTTAGAAATTATTGGACGAGGGGTAATGATCAATTGAAACCTGAGACAACGACCTCTTTTGAAGTTGGTACTGATCTGAAGTTATTCAAAAACAAGTTAGGTTTAGAATTTACGTATTATAAAAACAATTCTAAAGATCAAATCTTGCAACCTCGTGTTTCAAATGCAACAGGATATATATTAAGTTTTGTCAATACGGGCGAGATTGAAAATAAGGGAATAGAGGTGTCTATTAATACCTCTCCAATTAAAAAAGAAGATTTTAGATGGGATTTGGCTTTGAATTTCTCTCATAACAAAGGCGTGGTGAAATCATTGCCAGCTTCTCTACCCATTCTGTATGTTACTGACGTGCAGGTAGGAAATGGAAAAGCGGCTTCTTTTGGCAATGGAAATTTCATGGGTATAAGTGGTTCAACCTGGCAACGCGATGCTGACGGGAATTTGTTGTTGGATTGGAAAACAGGATACCCATTGACATCGACAGATGCGACAAAGCCTATTGGTAATAGAGAACCGAGTTTCCTTGGTGGTCTAAATAATACTTTTGTCTATAAAAACTGGGAGCTATCATTCTTATTTGATTTTAGAAAAGGTGGAGATATCTTAAATGGCACAGAGTATCTTTTGGCCTATAATGGCTTAAGTAAAGTAACGGAAAACAGAGGTGATAAACTTTCCTTTACAGGCATGTCGCTTAATCCAGAGACGAAAGCATATGAAATGATTACGAAGGAAGTTGTTGCAACAGAGGAGTATTATCGAGATATTTATGCCTTGCATACACCTCATTTCGTTGAAACTGTAAATTGGTTACGTCTTCGTTCCTTAAGTCTGACGTATAGCTTGCCTCCTGATTTTTTGAAGCGTTCTAAAATATTTAAAGCGGCATCAGTCACAGCGACAGGAACAAATCTCTGGTTGTGGACAAATTATTCTGGTATGGATCCTGAGGTGAGTGCTGCTGGAGCAGGCGTGATTGGTTCTGGTTCTGTAGGTGTGGATTATGCTGGTGTACCGGCAACTGCTGGAGTAACCTTTGGTTTAAATCTAAAGTTTTAA
- a CDS encoding SusD/RagB family nutrient-binding outer membrane lipoprotein, with amino-acid sequence MKKFIYIVAAASTLALGSCSKWLDVNENPNSANTTVPTAVQRLPPILAQFADGYESAGTRASFITQQLAVVNANSNNWNLTRWNLTNAAVGWPWQAWYVNTAVNIQPMIDAADKVGANHYVGVGKIIKAWGFGYMVDCYGILPYDEFDNKDILTPKFDDGEYIYGKVLPLLDEAILDLSKAQDQYAPSLKEGDTYNGGDVQKWIKLAYGLKARFLNHYSKKANYNPDEILSLLAKAPSSSIDGTTYQYVDEGKDVSDNSKAALQWANTGTTARITKLYYDYITNNYTGAPTGANNMVDPRLDLLVPSMDNGKGVLMRSKVVDMQSSLPATGPVAVTFNEKNNQFSHVDSVYISLRSNTAASTGRVLSTGTWYTRKGGKGLLLTGAEMKFIEAEIRFKKGQLALALQAYKDGIKIHMEIMGVASGDLTKFLESTSVVQDASKLTLSQIMIQKYIALSYSQEQWADLRRMDFCTDASGNYNEAIGIYKGFNRPSHVFANSFPNPTDWPRRFAIASYENSYNLDQVKKADPDAGSPTYITKPVFWDKK; translated from the coding sequence ATGAAAAAGTTTATTTATATAGTAGCTGCAGCCTCAACACTCGCTTTGGGTTCGTGTAGCAAATGGCTTGATGTAAATGAAAACCCTAATTCGGCGAATACGACTGTTCCGACAGCTGTGCAGCGTTTGCCCCCTATACTGGCTCAATTTGCTGATGGGTATGAAAGCGCCGGCACAAGGGCTTCTTTTATTACACAGCAACTGGCAGTGGTGAATGCAAATAGCAATAACTGGAATTTGACAAGATGGAATCTGACCAATGCTGCCGTGGGATGGCCTTGGCAAGCTTGGTATGTCAATACTGCTGTAAATATTCAGCCGATGATTGATGCCGCCGATAAGGTTGGCGCAAATCATTATGTGGGTGTTGGTAAGATTATAAAGGCATGGGGCTTTGGATATATGGTCGACTGTTATGGAATTTTGCCTTATGATGAATTTGATAATAAAGATATTCTTACCCCTAAGTTTGATGACGGAGAATATATCTATGGGAAAGTGTTGCCGCTACTTGATGAAGCAATTTTAGATCTTAGTAAAGCACAAGATCAGTATGCACCTTCTTTGAAAGAAGGCGATACCTATAACGGTGGTGATGTACAAAAGTGGATAAAATTGGCCTATGGTCTAAAGGCACGTTTTTTAAACCATTATAGTAAAAAGGCAAATTATAATCCGGATGAAATTCTGTCTTTATTGGCTAAGGCTCCTTCTTCAAGTATTGATGGTACTACGTATCAGTATGTGGATGAGGGTAAAGATGTCAGTGATAATTCTAAAGCTGCTCTGCAATGGGCTAATACCGGTACTACTGCAAGAATAACGAAACTGTATTACGACTATATCACCAATAATTATACAGGTGCTCCTACAGGAGCGAATAATATGGTAGACCCTCGCTTGGATCTATTGGTTCCTAGTATGGATAATGGTAAAGGAGTATTGATGCGTTCAAAAGTAGTGGATATGCAATCTTCTTTACCCGCGACAGGTCCTGTAGCGGTGACTTTCAACGAAAAAAATAATCAGTTTTCCCATGTTGATTCTGTCTATATATCCTTACGAAGCAATACAGCGGCTTCTACTGGACGTGTTTTGTCAACCGGAACATGGTATACGCGAAAAGGAGGAAAAGGTTTATTGTTAACTGGTGCCGAAATGAAATTTATAGAAGCAGAGATACGTTTCAAAAAAGGACAGCTTGCTCTGGCTCTCCAGGCGTATAAGGATGGAATTAAAATTCATATGGAAATAATGGGAGTGGCTAGTGGAGATCTGACAAAGTTCCTAGAGAGTACATCTGTTGTTCAGGATGCTTCCAAGCTGACGTTAAGCCAAATTATGATTCAAAAATATATAGCGCTTTCTTATTCGCAAGAGCAATGGGCAGACTTGCGTAGAATGGATTTTTGCACAGATGCGTCTGGTAATTATAACGAGGCAATCGGTATTTATAAAGGTTTCAATCGTCCTAGTCATGTTTTTGCAAATTCTTTTCCTAATCCAACTGATTGGCCAAGGAGATTTGCAATAGCTTCTTACGAAAACAGCTATAATCTTGACCAAGTGAAAAAGGCCGATCCCGATGCAGGTTCGCCAACATATATCACTAAACCCGTATTTTGGGATAAAAAGTAA
- a CDS encoding N-acetylmuramoyl-L-alanine amidase → MKSILLVVNCLLATMLFAQSPKIIQKPITWNQERIQLSLDYLKYRHGLTQSAPIIHPKMVVVHWTANNSVKATFNTFNPVKLPGRPELTKASALNVSSQFVIDRDGTIYQFLPDSIFARHTIGLNYCAIGIENIGSREHPLTHAQLKANEELIRYLSKKYPIAFVLGHHEYQRFKKTSWWKETDPNYITGKDDPGDKFMNELRSALNDLKLKRLP, encoded by the coding sequence ATGAAATCTATTCTGTTAGTTGTTAATTGCCTTTTGGCGACGATGTTGTTCGCCCAATCTCCCAAGATTATTCAAAAACCAATTACTTGGAATCAGGAACGAATACAGCTTTCCCTGGATTATTTAAAATATAGACATGGTCTGACCCAGTCAGCCCCGATTATTCATCCTAAAATGGTTGTCGTGCACTGGACTGCAAACAATAGTGTGAAAGCAACGTTCAACACTTTCAATCCTGTGAAACTACCGGGAAGACCTGAGCTGACCAAAGCAAGTGCTTTGAATGTATCTTCCCAATTTGTCATTGATCGTGATGGCACTATTTACCAATTTTTGCCCGATTCTATCTTTGCGCGACATACAATAGGACTCAACTATTGTGCGATCGGTATCGAGAATATCGGCAGCCGTGAACATCCGCTAACGCATGCGCAACTGAAAGCTAATGAAGAACTAATTCGCTATCTCAGCAAAAAATACCCGATAGCATTTGTATTGGGCCACCATGAATATCAGCGTTTCAAAAAAACAAGTTGGTGGAAAGAGACAGATCCAAATTATATTACAGGTAAAGACGATCCGGGCGATAAATTCATGAATGAATTGCGGTCCGCGCTGAATGATTTAAAATTAAAGAGACTACCCTAG